Within the Leptospira ryugenii genome, the region TTGTTAGAAAAACTTGCAAGGGAGATCTATGGAACTTTAAATTCATATGGTTCTTTTCCTTCTCCTACATCTACCCCTGGTATTTCGAACATCCAAGGGCTTCCTAACGTATCCACATTGCCAGGTAGTCTGAACGTTCCGCAAACACCTTCCTCACTCAATCAGTTTTTAGATGTGGGGAAAATTGCAGATCCTTTTTCTGCATTTTCACCTAACTCCGTTTCAGTTGGAGGCCATCAAACTGATTTTCTAGGCTATAAAGGGAAACCAGGGTTTGCGGATATTCCCAATTTACCTTTTTTGGGATCACAAAACATTCTTTCTGCGAGAAGGGACTTCCCTATTCTAACAGAGAAAGTAAATGGAAAGGATTTGGTCTGGTTAGACAATGCTGCAACAACTCAAAAGCCCTTGTCCGTTATCGAAAGACTTTCAGAATTCTACCTTCACGAGAATTCAAACATCCATAGAGCCGCGCACACATTGGCCGCCAGATCAACCGATGCTTACGAGAAGTCGAGAGAACTTGTCAAAGGATTTTTGAAAGCTGCTTCTGCCGAAGAAATAATCTTCGTGAGAGGAGCAACGGAAGGGATTAATTTACTTTCGAATATTTTGGGTGAAAAATTCATCCAATCAGGTGATGAAATTTTAATCAGCCATTTAGAACACCATGCAAACATTGTCCCCTGGCAAATGTTGTGTGTGAAAAAGAATGCAAAGTTAAAAGTTGCGCCTGTTGATGAAAGCGGACAAATCATACTCAGTGAATTCGAAAGACTTTTGAATTCTAGAACGAAGATTGTTTCTGTCACTCATGTATCAAACGCACTTGGAACAATTACTCCAGTGGAAGAGATGGTAAAGGCTGCACAAAGATTTGGTGCTATCACAATTGTTGATGGGGCACAATCAGTTTCTCATATGCCGATTGATGTTAGAGATATTGATTGTGATTTTTACGTTTTCAGTGGCCACAAGGTTTTTGCACCAACAGGGATTGGTGTTGTTTACGGTAAAAAAGCCCTACTCGACATACTCCCTCCTTGGCAGGGCGGTGGAAATATGATCCAAGATGTAACATTTGACCATACCACCTTTCAAGATGCTCCTTTTCGTTTTGAAGCAGGTACGGGAAACATTGCGGATGCAGTTGGACTTGGTGCTGCTATTGATTATTTAAATCGATTTGGAATGGCACAAATTGCAGAATACGAACATAGTCTTCTGGAATACGGGACCAAAGAACTTTTGAAAGTTCCTGGTTTACACCTGATTGGGACAGCTAGCAACAAAGCAAGTGTTCTCTCGTTTATCATCGACGGACTAAAAACCGAAGAAGTTGGAAAGCATTTGGCTAAAGAAGGTATAGCAGTACGCGCTGGCCACCATTGTGCACAACCAATCCTCCGTAGATTTGGATTGGAGGCAACTGTTCGTCCCTCACTTGTATTTTACAATACATGTGAAGACATAGATGCGCTGATACGTGCTCTTTATGACCTAACTGGAGGAAGACGAGGAAGTTTCGTTTAATTAAATAATGAAGTCATTGTGGTTTTCATGACTAAGTTGGTTATTGCGAACTTTAATTTCATTGGTTTGGTATACGACGGAGAAAGGTGGGATGCTGGTTGTGATCCAAGCATTTCCACCTATCACCGATGATTTGCCAATTGTTGTTTTTCCTCCGAGTATAGTGGCACCCGAATAAATAATCACGTCGTCTTCGATTGTGGGGTGTCGTTTTACTTGAGCTAAATCTTTACTCACGCTGATTGCGCCTAAGGTTACACCTTGGTAAATTTTAACATTGTTTCCGATAATTGTTGTCCCACCGATTACTATACCGGTTCCGTGGTCCATAAAAAAATTAGAACCAATGGTGGCACCCGGGTGTATATCGATTCCTGTTTTTTCATGAGCATAACGACTTAACATACGAGGAAAAATTGGTATTCCTAAGGAGTGAAGTAAATGGGAGATTCTATGTACCGAGATCGCATAGAATCCAGAATAGGCAAGAATGATCTCTTCCATACTTTCTGCTGCAGGGTCTCCATTGAATGCGGCCTCGGC harbors:
- a CDS encoding cysteine desulfurase is translated as MSTSDPLHLDLSSLGKSGELNSQFPDAGLLEKLAREIYGTLNSYGSFPSPTSTPGISNIQGLPNVSTLPGSLNVPQTPSSLNQFLDVGKIADPFSAFSPNSVSVGGHQTDFLGYKGKPGFADIPNLPFLGSQNILSARRDFPILTEKVNGKDLVWLDNAATTQKPLSVIERLSEFYLHENSNIHRAAHTLAARSTDAYEKSRELVKGFLKAASAEEIIFVRGATEGINLLSNILGEKFIQSGDEILISHLEHHANIVPWQMLCVKKNAKLKVAPVDESGQIILSEFERLLNSRTKIVSVTHVSNALGTITPVEEMVKAAQRFGAITIVDGAQSVSHMPIDVRDIDCDFYVFSGHKVFAPTGIGVVYGKKALLDILPPWQGGGNMIQDVTFDHTTFQDAPFRFEAGTGNIADAVGLGAAIDYLNRFGMAQIAEYEHSLLEYGTKELLKVPGLHLIGTASNKASVLSFIIDGLKTEEVGKHLAKEGIAVRAGHHCAQPILRRFGLEATVRPSLVFYNTCEDIDALIRALYDLTGGRRGSFV
- the epsC gene encoding serine O-acetyltransferase EpsC, coding for MNEKEINPSELTLLQSRELSEEEKKLIVSIFSRQRKNIPLYINQRAAKLFVEELFGILFAGFYSDRSFDSLVSISDAFAIFFLRAKEHLRPYAKLQNANQSSEEQILEQYIQKIEGAIPNIYDLLWLDAEAAFNGDPAAESMEEIILAYSGFYAISVHRISHLLHSLGIPIFPRMLSRYAHEKTGIDIHPGATIGSNFFMDHGTGIVIGGTTIIGNNVKIYQGVTLGAISVSKDLAQVKRHPTIEDDVIIYSGATILGGKTTIGKSSVIGGNAWITTSIPPFSVVYQTNEIKVRNNQLSHENHNDFII